TGACTTCGAAGAAACCATTGTCGATGAAATAATGCTCAGTTATTTCATGTCAGATAAATACAGTCTCAAGGCCGTCACTGAGTCTGTGAACCATCAGTGCCACTTGCGTGCTGCCAGGCGCAACGTAGAGTTTCGCGGTATCTCACGACGAAGTGTGTGTCGACGTATCCGAGCCTTTGAGCATTCGCTTATTGGAAAAGGCAGAGTTTCTAAAGCCACACTTAACCAGGAGATGCGTGTCGCCGTGAAAAAACTATTTGTTGAGCGCCCTTACGAACGCGTCGAAGTTGATGCAACGCCACTTGATATTTTTTGCCGTGATGAAGCAGGAAACTGTATCGGCAAAGCCACGTGCTATGCCGGTATTGATGCCGCTACCGGGGCAATTGTGATGTTGAAGTGCGGCATCGAGAAGCCCTCTCAGGACTTCGTGCTCTCGGCACTGGAATTCTGCTTCAGTCCAAAAGGCGAGGAGTTTACCAAGCGGTATCAGCTCCGACAGCCCTGGCTCGCTCCAGCAGCTATCGAGACTATCGTTTTGGACAACGCGCAAGAGCACCATGGCGGGCTCGTTCTAAACGCGCTTCGGTATTTGAACACCACCATCGATTATCCAATGGCCGGAAAGCCGCAAGCCAAACCCTACATAGAGCGCTTTTTTGGGACAGTCAAAACTCGACTGATCAACATGCTACCGGGTTGCACCAAATCACAGTCGACGTTTGAGAAAAACCGGATTGAGCGGGCTATGTCCGAGCAGTTGCTGACTGTGCAGGAGCTTGAAGCACAAATCATCCGCTGGATTTCGGACGTTTACATGAGGACGCCGATACGGAGGTTGGAGCGGCGATTTGGCGATGGCTGCTCGCCCGCTCGTGCAATGGAACTGTTGAAACAGCAGCACATCATCATTCCTCCACCGGACCCGGAAGAGTTCCGCAATGCCTGTATTCGCTATCACGTGCGAGAAGTGACCTTGAGTCGGGAAGGCGTGTCGCTCGAATCCATGGGCTACAACAGCGATGAACTTGCTCGGCTGTATCAACGTCGTGGCGAGAAGACCAAAGTCAAGGTCCGGCTTAACCCACTTGACTGCCGATCTGTGTTCGTCGAAGACCCTGACGATGTAACGGTGCTGATTCAGGCGTTTGAACGGTTGGGAGGTATGCCTCACATCAGTTTCGATGAAGCCCGCGCGATCCGGCGTAAGAGCTACAAGAGTGATGCTCAACTGTCG
This genomic stretch from Pseudomonas synxantha BG33R harbors:
- a CDS encoding Mu transposase C-terminal domain-containing protein, whose product is MNRKLTVDSVVFERDQVFRVSAIRPAVSQIILQGASGEEFFLSPDEFQQRIAAGQYRRSYGPYEKAAGAKPVRHLTQTERSALDQRLAILDYVEKERREGYSLRETINKLRDYCADNNLPFPSERTVQRWQKTSSLSTSPDQLAPNFHCRGNKRAMNSADDFDFEETIVDEIMLSYFMSDKYSLKAVTESVNHQCHLRAARRNVEFRGISRRSVCRRIRAFEHSLIGKGRVSKATLNQEMRVAVKKLFVERPYERVEVDATPLDIFCRDEAGNCIGKATCYAGIDAATGAIVMLKCGIEKPSQDFVLSALEFCFSPKGEEFTKRYQLRQPWLAPAAIETIVLDNAQEHHGGLVLNALRYLNTTIDYPMAGKPQAKPYIERFFGTVKTRLINMLPGCTKSQSTFEKNRIERAMSEQLLTVQELEAQIIRWISDVYMRTPIRRLERRFGDGCSPARAMELLKQQHIIIPPPDPEEFRNACIRYHVREVTLSREGVSLESMGYNSDELARLYQRRGEKTKVKVRLNPLDCRSVFVEDPDDVTVLIQAFERLGGMPHISFDEARAIRRKSYKSDAQLSSTDYQIAQEEDRLENREKVSSGKMRDRNQAARYMAREGKKLESQRQEKPAPVTEGAAPTKLEPLSAAPRRSKAKLKPEE